AATGTTCATTCTTTCATACAAAATGCCGTTCACGAAAAGCCCTTTCCGTCCGATGAAAGATAGAGCATTCCATAGATCGATAAAAATAATACATTCAAATATTGAAAGGATGGTCCTCTTCCATGAACGTTGTAGATGCCCTGCTTAAAGTAATGCCTTATATCAGCCTGATCCTCAGAGAACCAGCTAGTTTAACTCTTTATGATCACGAAAAAGTATTAGATGTCATTATGACAGATAAATTTGATCTTGGTTTTGAAAAAGGAATGACACTTCTGGAATCGTATCAAAACTTTTCCATCTTAAAAAATGGAAGAGAAGCTACTCTATCTACTCTTTCCAAGGAAGTTTATGGTATCGAACTGGATATTTTGAACATTCCGATCTTTGATGATCACCAGAACGTTGTTGCTGTTTTCTGTGTATCTTACGACCAATCTAACCAGAACCAACTTGAGGATATTATACAAGAAAATCAAACCATCAATGGTAACCTCGTTGATATGGTGCAACATGTCGCCGCTCATGCCGAAGAATTGCAAGCAACCAGTGAACAGATCTTGCAGAACACAAGACTTGCTGTTCAGAACTCTTCCCAAATCAACAAAGTAGCCGGGTTCATTCGTGAAATCTCTGAACAAACCAACTTGCTTGGCCTGAATGCCGCTATTGAAGCCGCTCGCGTTGGTGAGGCAGGCGCTGGCTTCGGCGTGGTGGCATCCGAAGTACGCAAACTCTCTGTGGATGCCAAACAAGCTACAAGTGATATCGATACCAGCCTGAGAGATGTACAACAGGTCATCAAACAGATGGAAGTTGAAGTCTCACAGATAGCAGCCTCTTCACAGGAACAAGCAACGCTTGTAGCATCCTTTACGGATGTTATTGAGCAGCTTAACGAAACAGGGGCACGAATGAAAACTCTATCCGAACAACTAATCAGTTACTCAGTTAAAAAGTAATCAAAATATATCTTTTGATGAACTTTCGCTAGTGCAAAGAAACATTTTATATGCAACAAACAGGACTCGGGTTGCCCATGATGGATAATCCAAGTCCTGTTGTTTGTTGTGCCCATTTGTATATAACCAACTACATTCAGATAAAATCTTAATTGGCTACATGTATTGATTTATCTCCAATAACTTCTTCTTCCGACTGCCAGCATTCCACTTCACCCGGAATATGAATTCGGTCCCGGGTAAAGACGGGATCACGTCCTTCAGCCTTTTGTTTCTTGTAGTCCTTCAACGCTTCGAAAGTCACC
This Paenibacillus xylanexedens DNA region includes the following protein-coding sequences:
- a CDS encoding methyl-accepting chemotaxis protein encodes the protein MVQHVAAHAEELQATSEQILQNTRLAVQNSSQINKVAGFIREISEQTNLLGLNAAIEAARVGEAGAGFGVVASEVRKLSVDAKQATSDIDTSLRDVQQVIKQMEVEVSQIAASSQEQATLVASFTDVIEQLNETGARMKTLSEQLISYSVKK